One Peptostreptococcus equinus genomic window carries:
- a CDS encoding formate/nitrite transporter family protein, with protein sequence MYDITIEKMTNAAKKKAEVLKSSILKYLISSAFAGAFIGIGILLIFTIGSQLGKSPATKTVMGLAFGIALNLVIFTGTDLFTGNNMVMTVGTMNKGTKLSDLIKVWCTSYIGNLIGAIILSFIFVGAGFMAKGPLAEFFSNAAQAKASGTFIQLFYKGILCNMLVCLAVLITFRTENDVAKLFMTVFCLFAFITSGFEHSIANMTVYAVPLLSGTMSKVTMAMAIHNLVPVTLGNVVGGAIIMGLGSYSLKSKN encoded by the coding sequence GATTGAAAAAATGACAAATGCAGCTAAGAAAAAAGCTGAAGTTTTAAAATCAAGTATTTTAAAATATTTGATTTCATCCGCATTTGCTGGTGCCTTCATTGGCATTGGTATTTTATTAATTTTTACTATTGGAAGTCAGCTAGGTAAAAGCCCAGCGACTAAAACAGTTATGGGGCTTGCATTTGGTATTGCACTTAATTTGGTAATTTTCACAGGTACAGATTTATTTACAGGTAACAACATGGTTATGACTGTCGGTACTATGAATAAAGGGACTAAATTATCTGACTTAATAAAAGTTTGGTGCACATCTTATATTGGAAACCTTATAGGAGCAATTATTTTAAGTTTTATATTTGTAGGAGCTGGATTTATGGCAAAAGGTCCATTGGCAGAATTTTTCTCAAATGCAGCACAAGCAAAAGCTTCTGGAACATTTATACAGTTATTTTACAAGGGAATTTTATGTAATATGCTTGTATGTCTAGCTGTTTTGATCACCTTTAGAACAGAAAATGATGTTGCTAAATTATTTATGACAGTATTTTGTTTATTTGCCTTCATAACAAGTGGTTTTGAGCACAGTATAGCAAATATGACAGTTTATGCTGTACCCTTACTATCTGGAACTATGTCAAAAGTTACAATGGCTATGGCAATACACAATCTAGTGCCAGTTACACTAGGAAATGTAGTTGGGGGAGCAATAATTATGGGCTTAGGTTCTTATTCATTAAAAAGTAAAAATTGA
- a CDS encoding GNAT family N-acetyltransferase translates to MTDINIIEDYDKKEQIRTLLSEYISEIISSDDSIKKVLRFQNFEEEFNNLEKKYYPPNGKIFIAYYKNELAGCVAITKLDMDKCELKRLYVRPKYRSKKLGYKLIFHAIEEAKKLHYKSIYLDSIKGVMDKGIRLYESMGFEYTYNYNGSSIKKIIHMKLNL, encoded by the coding sequence ATGACTGATATAAATATTATTGAAGATTATGATAAAAAAGAACAAATAAGAACTTTACTATCTGAATATATCAGTGAAATAATAAGTAGCGATGACAGCATAAAAAAAGTATTGAGGTTTCAAAATTTTGAAGAAGAATTTAATAATCTTGAAAAGAAGTATTATCCGCCAAATGGAAAAATTTTTATTGCTTACTATAAGAATGAATTAGCAGGATGTGTAGCTATTACTAAGTTAGATATGGATAAATGCGAATTGAAAAGACTTTATGTTAGGCCAAAATATAGAAGTAAAAAATTAGGATATAAATTAATATTTCACGCAATAGAAGAAGCAAAAAAATTACATTATAAATCAATATACTTAGATTCAATCAAAGGGGTTATGGATAAAGGAATTAGACTTTATGAGAGTATGGGTTTTGAATATACATACAATTATAATGGCAGCTCCATAAAGAAAATAATTCATATGAAACTAAATTTATAA
- a CDS encoding DUF4178 domain-containing protein, which yields MINFDIGNILKIEGIKCTIIGKIIYKNTKDSNKWTDYRLQTKEGEQWLSVDDICKEYSISRPSYLQNGQIRNEWKKVDEGNQVVVYADGDVDVDSGEYSEFVEYEDEEGKKTFSLEIWEDGTEISEGHYVEEKDIILLKEQSHKGILEKIPWGLILAAIIFLGAPIFDLLGPKIDDVFGLTPTIEEHLKNGPNYEYVTSLTGENKEKANIYKETDTNGAGTDSEIKKVTTDLIDAINGKTESVTDNGLSGANSSTSILTKKEYCIVYHPEDKPSETYIQVSNREYAYGTKAKPYHSNYNTFLWYTGNYHKYAYPTDSKKFKSESPYRTYKGPIVQDMGNGYFDTYSSSVRQSSTSSRSSSGGGLSSGK from the coding sequence TTGATAAATTTCGACATAGGAAATATATTAAAAATAGAAGGTATAAAATGCACAATTATTGGAAAAATTATATATAAAAATACAAAAGACAGTAATAAATGGACAGATTATAGATTGCAAACTAAAGAAGGTGAGCAATGGTTAAGTGTTGATGATATTTGTAAAGAATATAGTATATCGAGACCTTCTTATCTTCAAAATGGACAGATTCGTAATGAATGGAAGAAAGTAGATGAAGGAAATCAAGTTGTAGTATATGCCGATGGAGATGTAGATGTTGATTCTGGAGAATATTCAGAGTTTGTAGAATATGAAGATGAAGAGGGTAAGAAAACTTTTTCTCTTGAAATATGGGAAGATGGCACTGAGATATCAGAAGGACATTACGTAGAAGAAAAAGATATTATTTTACTAAAAGAACAATCACATAAAGGTATATTAGAAAAGATACCTTGGGGATTAATTTTAGCAGCAATTATATTTTTGGGTGCTCCTATATTTGATTTATTGGGACCTAAAATAGATGATGTATTTGGTCTAACACCAACAATTGAAGAACATTTGAAAAATGGACCAAATTATGAATATGTAACTTCACTCACTGGCGAAAACAAAGAGAAAGCAAATATTTATAAAGAAACAGATACAAATGGTGCAGGAACAGATAGCGAGATAAAAAAAGTAACTACTGATTTAATTGATGCTATAAATGGTAAAACTGAATCTGTAACAGATAATGGTCTTAGTGGAGCAAATTCGAGTACAAGTATACTTACAAAAAAAGAATATTGTATAGTATACCATCCAGAAGATAAACCATCTGAGACATATATACAGGTTTCTAACAGAGAATATGCCTATGGAACAAAGGCTAAACCATATCACTCAAATTATAATACTTTTTTATGGTATACAGGTAACTATCATAAATATGCTTATCCAACGGATTCTAAAAAATTCAAATCAGAATCTCCATATAGGACTTATAAGGGACCTATAGTACAGGATATGGGTAATGGATACTTTGATACATATTCAAGTTCAGTGAGACAATCAAGTACAAGCAGTAGATCATCATCAGGTGGTGGACTAAGTAGTGGTAAATAA
- a CDS encoding DUF350 domain-containing protein codes for MFGTMLELVVYVLVGIVVMLAGYFLIDFIVPCDFPKELKDGNKAVGWVSAGIYIGLGTIIHFAIKTLTIANKAPELINGVLDTVVYSVAGIVFFIAAYFLIDIVNKKYNFNVELEARNEAIGITVFGIFIGIALIVGGVIA; via the coding sequence ATGTTTGGAACAATGTTAGAATTAGTAGTTTATGTTTTGGTAGGAATAGTAGTAATGTTAGCTGGATATTTCCTTATAGATTTTATAGTGCCTTGTGATTTTCCAAAAGAATTGAAAGATGGAAATAAGGCTGTAGGTTGGGTTTCAGCAGGAATATATATAGGTCTTGGAACTATAATACATTTTGCTATAAAGACACTTACAATTGCCAATAAAGCTCCAGAGCTAATAAATGGAGTATTAGATACAGTAGTATATTCAGTAGCTGGAATAGTATTTTTTATTGCAGCGTATTTTTTAATAGATATCGTAAATAAAAAATATAATTTCAATGTAGAATTAGAGGCTAGAAATGAGGCAATAGGAATTACTGTTTTTGGTATTTTTATAGGGATTGCCTTGATAGTTGGTGGAGTAATAGCCTAG
- a CDS encoding polyamine aminopropyltransferase, translated as MSKKYKILMLTTLVISGCSVCYELIISAVSSYLLGNSTLQYSITIGLYMCALGLGSYISRFFTKNLFNSLVKIELLIGLVGGFSALCLFLANLYIVSYDIVMYLLIISIGTLAGAEIPIIARIIENDENNLKLTLSSLFSFDYIGGLLGSIAFPLLLLPKLGYFATAFLCGFLNISAAIIIIYKYWNKIDNVKFYKVLASTLAISMAIGMVFAENISKVIEGGLYRDKIILIEQTKYQKIVMTKHKDDIRLYIDGNCQFSTDDEYRYHEALVHVPMSKVKNKNNILILGGGDGLAVREVLKYNVKSIDLVDLDAEMIKICSTDKNITDINKNSLKSKKLKIYSQDAYKYLESNKKKYDLVIVDLPDPNSESLNKLYSNVFYRLCKKSMNNDAIMVVQSTSPYYATKAFWSINKTIESEGFNVKPYHVQVPAFGDWGFNMGSMNKIDNNFKIEKQTRFLSNENINSIFTFAKDEKNTNVEINRLTKPVLMQYYNNAVENWNQ; from the coding sequence ATGTCAAAGAAATACAAAATTTTAATGCTTACAACACTTGTTATATCTGGTTGTTCGGTATGTTATGAACTGATAATAAGTGCAGTTAGCTCATATTTATTAGGAAATAGTACTTTACAATATTCTATAACTATTGGTTTATATATGTGTGCTTTAGGCCTGGGATCATATATATCTAGATTTTTCACAAAAAACTTATTCAATAGTTTGGTTAAAATAGAGCTTTTGATTGGTTTAGTAGGTGGATTTAGTGCTTTATGCCTATTTTTGGCTAATTTATATATAGTGTCATATGATATTGTAATGTACTTATTAATTATATCGATTGGTACATTAGCAGGTGCTGAAATACCAATTATTGCAAGGATTATTGAAAATGATGAAAATAATTTGAAACTTACCTTATCATCACTATTTAGTTTTGATTATATAGGAGGACTGTTAGGGTCAATAGCTTTTCCATTATTGCTTTTACCAAAATTAGGGTATTTTGCAACTGCATTTTTATGTGGTTTTTTGAATATAAGTGCAGCAATAATAATAATATACAAGTATTGGAATAAGATAGACAATGTTAAATTTTATAAAGTTTTGGCATCTACATTAGCTATATCTATGGCTATAGGTATGGTATTTGCTGAAAATATATCTAAAGTTATTGAAGGTGGTCTATACAGAGATAAAATAATATTAATTGAGCAGACTAAATATCAAAAAATTGTCATGACGAAGCATAAGGATGACATTAGATTATATATAGATGGCAATTGCCAGTTTTCTACAGATGATGAATATAGATATCATGAGGCACTCGTTCATGTACCAATGTCAAAAGTAAAAAATAAAAATAATATATTAATATTAGGTGGTGGAGATGGATTAGCTGTTAGAGAGGTATTAAAATATAATGTTAAATCTATAGATTTAGTTGATTTAGATGCTGAAATGATAAAGATTTGTAGCACTGATAAAAATATCACAGATATAAATAAAAATAGTCTAAAAAGTAAAAAATTAAAGATATATAGTCAAGACGCATATAAATATCTTGAAAGTAATAAAAAAAAATATGATTTGGTAATTGTTGATTTGCCTGATCCTAATTCTGAGTCATTGAATAAGCTTTATTCAAATGTTTTTTATAGACTTTGCAAAAAATCTATGAATAATGATGCAATTATGGTTGTACAATCTACTAGTCCATATTATGCAACCAAAGCATTTTGGTCTATTAATAAAACTATAGAAAGTGAAGGATTTAATGTAAAACCATATCATGTTCAAGTACCAGCATTTGGTGATTGGGGATTTAATATGGGATCAATGAATAAGATAGATAATAATTTTAAGATTGAAAAACAAACGAGATTCTTATCTAATGAAAATATAAATTCAATATTTACCTTTGCAAAAGATGAAAAAAATACAAATGTAGAAATAAACAGGTTAACAAAACCAGTTTTAATGCAATATTATAATAATGCTGTAGAGAATTGGAATCAATAA
- a CDS encoding zinc finger protein: MGNYKIEALWDCSYCGTNGILGRHQVCPNCGHGRDQDVKFYLPEIIDESAAVDESKTHISKGPDWMCSYCDNYNSSDANFCVSCGASKEESEKNYFQIQRERGK, encoded by the coding sequence ATGGGAAATTATAAAATTGAAGCTTTGTGGGATTGTTCATACTGTGGCACTAATGGAATATTAGGTAGACACCAAGTTTGTCCTAATTGTGGACATGGTAGAGATCAAGATGTGAAATTCTATTTGCCAGAAATTATAGATGAGAGTGCAGCAGTAGATGAGTCAAAAACTCATATTAGTAAAGGTCCTGATTGGATGTGTAGTTATTGTGATAATTATAATAGCTCTGATGCTAATTTTTGTGTAAGTTGTGGGGCATCTAAAGAAGAAAGTGAAAAAAATTATTTCCAGATTCAAAGAGAAAGAGGTAAATAA
- a CDS encoding NADH:flavin oxidoreductase encodes MIKDKIKIANIELNGRIIMPAIATAKSTSDGKVTQDLIDYYESRAKNDNVAMIITEHAYISKEGQASPNMMSISDDSDIEGIRKIADIIHKYGKKAIFQINHAGSEAFYDIVKDEIVSPSGISVPGCKNDKGFIKSKALSEEDIKVLIDKYAKASLRAKNAGYDGVEIHSTHGYLLNEFYSPITNKRKDQYGGSIEKRINIHRQVIRAVRKAVGEDYLISLRLGANDYVKGGSTIEDAVYACKVFEKEGVNLIDISGGLCGIKNPNDSNPGYFKDASKAVKDVVSIPVILTGGVSTLEQAEDLLQDEQADLIGIGRSLWKDPNWEL; translated from the coding sequence ATGATAAAAGACAAAATTAAAATAGCTAATATTGAACTAAATGGAAGAATTATAATGCCTGCAATTGCTACAGCTAAGAGTACTTCAGATGGAAAAGTAACGCAAGATTTAATCGATTATTATGAATCTAGAGCAAAGAATGATAATGTTGCTATGATTATTACTGAACATGCTTATATTTCTAAAGAAGGCCAGGCTAGTCCAAATATGATGTCAATATCGGATGATTCGGATATTGAAGGTATTAGAAAAATAGCTGATATTATACATAAATATGGGAAAAAAGCTATATTTCAAATAAACCATGCTGGTAGTGAAGCCTTTTATGATATTGTGAAGGATGAAATAGTGTCTCCAAGTGGCATAAGTGTTCCAGGTTGTAAGAATGATAAAGGTTTTATAAAATCAAAAGCATTGAGCGAAGAAGACATTAAAGTGTTGATAGATAAATATGCTAAGGCTTCCTTAAGAGCAAAAAATGCAGGTTATGACGGAGTTGAAATACACTCTACGCATGGTTATCTGCTTAATGAATTTTATTCTCCTATAACTAATAAAAGAAAAGATCAATATGGAGGCTCTATAGAGAAAAGAATAAATATACACAGGCAAGTTATTAGAGCTGTAAGAAAAGCTGTAGGTGAAGATTATTTGATTTCACTTAGGCTTGGAGCTAATGACTACGTAAAGGGAGGCTCTACTATTGAAGACGCTGTATATGCATGTAAGGTTTTTGAGAAAGAAGGAGTAAATCTGATTGATATTTCTGGTGGCCTGTGCGGAATAAAAAATCCTAATGATTCAAATCCAGGTTACTTTAAAGATGCTTCAAAGGCAGTTAAAGATGTAGTATCAATACCAGTAATTCTTACTGGTGGAGTTAGTACTTTAGAGCAAGCAGAAGATTTGCTACAAGATGAACAAGCAGATTTAATAGGTATAGGTAGGTCTTTATGGAAAGATCCAAATTGGGAACTATAA
- the adhE gene encoding bifunctional acetaldehyde-CoA/alcohol dehydrogenase: protein MTEEKKNLIDEEEFIVNDLKTFERRLEKVREAQKQFASFTQEQVDKIFKEAALAANHKRVELAIKANEETDMGVTEDKVIKNNYAAEYTYNAYKNTQTCGVIEKDDVFGITKIAEPVGVIAAVIPTTNPTSTAIFKTLISLKTRNEIIISPHPTAKNSTIAASKIVLDAAVKAGAPKDIIAWVDQPSIELTAELMKEADLILATGGPGMVKSAYSSGKPAVGVGAGNVPAIIDESADYKTAVSSIILSKSFDNGMICASEQSVIVPEKDYKEILDEFTYRGAYVLKNDELDKFRKIILNEKGGLNNKIVGQSPHRLGKLAGVEIPEYSRIVIAQVEETNFSEPFAHEKLSPILAMYKYKTFEEAVYKAEHLVEQGGLGHTSSLYIDTLNCKYKLQKFIDTMKTCRIVVNTPSSQGGIGDLYNFKLAPSFTLGCGSWGGNSVSENVGVKHLINIKTVAERRENMLWFRAPEKVYFKKGCLPVAMKEFKDVMNKKKAFIVTDSFLYKNGYTKNITNQLDEMGIVHTTFFEVEPDPTLACAHKGAEAMKSFEPDLIIAVGGGSAMDAGKIMWVMYEHPEADFKDMAMTFMDIRKRVYTFPKMGEKSYFCAIATSAGTGSEVTPFAVITDQEEGIKYPLADYELLPNMAIVDADMMMDMPPRLTASSGIDALTHALEAYASIMRTEPADGLALQAGKTIFEYLPQAYKNGKTDAKAREKMAIASTMAGMAFANAFLGVCHSMAHKLGAFHHVQHGIANAMLITHVIKYNCAEAPVKMGTFSQYKYPDCVERYAEFAKFCGIKSGKDNRETVDNLIKAIEELRIKTGVPATIKEAGIDEKAFLDNLDAMTIQAFDDQCTGANPRYPLFEEIKNMYLDAYYGR from the coding sequence ATGACAGAAGAAAAGAAAAACTTAATTGATGAGGAAGAATTTATTGTAAATGATTTAAAAACATTTGAACGAAGGCTTGAAAAGGTTAGAGAAGCTCAAAAGCAATTTGCATCATTTACACAAGAACAAGTTGACAAAATTTTTAAAGAAGCAGCATTGGCTGCAAATCACAAACGTGTTGAGCTTGCCATAAAAGCCAATGAAGAAACTGATATGGGTGTAACTGAAGATAAAGTTATAAAAAACAATTATGCAGCTGAATACACATACAATGCATATAAAAATACTCAAACATGTGGTGTGATTGAAAAAGATGATGTTTTTGGTATTACAAAAATTGCAGAACCAGTTGGTGTAATAGCTGCTGTAATTCCTACCACTAACCCTACTTCTACAGCTATATTTAAAACTTTAATTTCATTAAAAACTAGAAACGAAATAATAATATCTCCTCACCCAACAGCTAAAAATTCTACTATAGCAGCCTCTAAGATCGTATTAGATGCTGCAGTGAAGGCAGGTGCACCAAAAGATATAATAGCTTGGGTCGATCAACCATCTATAGAGTTAACTGCTGAATTGATGAAAGAAGCTGACCTAATATTAGCCACAGGTGGACCTGGCATGGTAAAATCTGCTTATTCTTCTGGTAAACCAGCCGTGGGCGTTGGTGCTGGTAATGTACCCGCTATTATTGATGAAAGTGCAGATTATAAAACAGCAGTGAGTTCAATCATACTTTCAAAGTCTTTTGACAATGGTATGATTTGTGCTTCTGAACAATCAGTTATAGTACCAGAAAAAGATTATAAAGAAATATTAGACGAATTTACTTATAGAGGTGCTTATGTTCTAAAAAATGATGAATTGGATAAATTCAGAAAAATAATACTTAATGAAAAAGGTGGGCTAAATAATAAAATAGTTGGCCAAAGCCCTCACAGATTAGGTAAATTAGCAGGTGTAGAAATACCGGAATATTCTAGAATAGTAATAGCACAAGTAGAAGAAACAAATTTTTCTGAACCATTTGCCCACGAGAAATTATCTCCTATATTAGCAATGTATAAATACAAAACTTTTGAAGAAGCTGTATATAAAGCTGAACATTTAGTTGAGCAAGGCGGTCTCGGTCATACTTCTTCACTTTATATAGATACATTAAATTGCAAGTATAAGCTACAAAAATTTATAGATACGATGAAAACTTGCAGAATAGTAGTAAATACTCCATCATCTCAAGGTGGTATCGGTGATTTATACAATTTCAAACTTGCTCCTTCATTTACTCTAGGTTGTGGATCTTGGGGAGGAAATTCTGTATCTGAAAACGTAGGGGTAAAACACCTAATAAATATTAAAACTGTAGCTGAAAGGAGAGAAAACATGCTTTGGTTTAGAGCTCCAGAAAAAGTTTACTTCAAGAAAGGCTGCCTACCAGTAGCTATGAAAGAATTTAAAGACGTAATGAACAAGAAAAAAGCCTTTATAGTAACTGACTCTTTCCTATATAAAAATGGATATACAAAAAATATCACTAATCAATTAGACGAAATGGGCATCGTACATACTACATTTTTTGAAGTTGAGCCAGATCCTACCCTAGCCTGCGCACATAAAGGTGCTGAAGCAATGAAATCTTTCGAACCAGATTTAATTATTGCTGTTGGTGGTGGTTCTGCAATGGATGCTGGTAAAATTATGTGGGTAATGTATGAACATCCAGAAGCAGACTTTAAAGACATGGCCATGACATTTATGGATATAAGAAAAAGAGTATACACTTTCCCTAAGATGGGCGAAAAATCTTATTTCTGTGCTATAGCTACTTCTGCTGGTACTGGCTCTGAAGTTACTCCATTTGCCGTAATAACTGACCAAGAAGAAGGAATTAAATATCCTTTAGCAGATTATGAACTACTTCCTAATATGGCAATAGTAGATGCTGATATGATGATGGATATGCCACCAAGATTGACAGCATCTTCTGGTATTGATGCACTTACACATGCACTTGAAGCATATGCCTCAATTATGAGAACTGAACCAGCAGATGGCTTGGCACTTCAAGCAGGAAAAACTATATTTGAATATCTCCCTCAGGCATACAAAAATGGTAAAACAGATGCTAAAGCTAGAGAAAAAATGGCAATAGCTTCAACCATGGCAGGTATGGCATTTGCAAATGCATTCTTGGGAGTATGCCACTCAATGGCTCATAAATTAGGAGCATTCCATCATGTACAACACGGTATAGCAAATGCTATGCTAATTACACATGTGATAAAATATAACTGTGCCGAGGCACCAGTAAAAATGGGTACTTTTTCTCAATACAAATATCCTGATTGTGTCGAAAGATACGCTGAATTTGCTAAATTCTGTGGTATAAAATCAGGAAAGGACAATAGAGAAACAGTTGATAATCTAATAAAAGCCATAGAAGAACTTAGAATAAAAACTGGTGTACCAGCTACTATAAAAGAAGCTGGTATAGATGAAAAAGCATTTTTAGATAATCTAGATGCAATGACAATTCAGGCATTTGATGATCAGTGTACAGGCGCAAACCCAAGATATCCTTTATTTGAAGAGATAAAAAATATGTATTTAGATGCATATTACGGTAGATAA
- a CDS encoding FUSC family protein has translation MKSKNKIFIKSIGAGISMSIPLIIGILSKDPNICTFGALGSFSFLIFRDRSIIWNIKAIVLHAIALLFSFFFGLITGMHSWILPFVISIISFIAFFFTRIYRIPKPDYFFVIMVFASGFNIRVNNIIQAFDNSIYLLYGICGALIACILTSLIMGLPKSLKKDDYESFTFLDKYYVTIHKSPDMFLKACHFSSVIFITAYISYLFRDNSGYWVLVSSAAILAGEHLNAIRKRTIGRVLGTLFGLIFGYFLIKIDMNKEVTIIFIIMFAVLIEYFVSLNYTLANFFINPQVLLLMSLHEQSYKYSILSVRFAGVVIGSIIAMLLIFLMTHSIRLMDHYTIPKYYQD, from the coding sequence ATGAAATCTAAAAATAAAATTTTCATAAAATCTATAGGTGCTGGTATATCTATGTCTATACCTCTTATAATAGGTATATTGTCCAAAGATCCTAATATATGTACATTTGGAGCATTAGGTTCTTTTTCTTTTTTGATTTTTAGAGACAGATCCATTATATGGAATATAAAAGCTATAGTTTTACATGCTATAGCCTTGCTATTTTCATTCTTTTTTGGTCTTATTACAGGTATGCACTCATGGATATTACCATTTGTCATCAGCATTATTTCTTTTATTGCTTTCTTCTTCACAAGGATATATAGAATTCCAAAACCAGATTATTTCTTTGTAATCATGGTTTTCGCTTCAGGATTTAATATTAGAGTAAATAATATTATTCAAGCCTTTGATAATTCAATATATTTACTCTATGGAATATGTGGAGCTTTAATAGCGTGTATTTTAACTTCATTGATAATGGGGCTCCCAAAAAGTTTGAAAAAAGATGACTACGAAAGTTTTACATTTCTAGATAAATATTATGTAACCATTCATAAATCACCAGATATGTTTTTAAAAGCATGTCATTTTTCAAGTGTGATTTTTATTACAGCTTACATATCATATTTATTTAGAGACAATAGTGGATATTGGGTTTTGGTTTCTTCAGCAGCTATACTAGCAGGTGAACATTTAAATGCCATTAGAAAAAGGACTATAGGGAGAGTTTTAGGTACTTTATTTGGACTTATTTTTGGATATTTTTTAATAAAAATAGATATGAACAAAGAAGTAACAATAATATTCATTATTATGTTTGCAGTATTAATTGAGTATTTTGTTAGTTTGAACTACACATTAGCCAACTTTTTTATAAATCCTCAGGTCTTACTACTTATGTCTTTACATGAGCAAAGCTACAAATATTCTATATTATCTGTAAGATTTGCGGGTGTTGTTATAGGAAGTATCATTGCTATGCTGCTAATATTTTTAATGACTCATTCAATTAGACTGATGGATCACTATACAATACCCAAATATTATCAAGATTAA
- a CDS encoding VOC family protein → MKFRNVVLVVDNVEQSSKFYKEVFNLHTVADFDTKIILSDGIVLQDKRSFENEIGGGINNGQFNFCLYFEENNMIDFLDKLSEYAESPIVKENIQEDYTSRKIFRILDPDGHMIEVGESFDYTVRRLKEEGFSLDEIATKTKMSKDMLIDVYGLEEKVEVTDRIQNGVSKREKNNILEIEDNVQIDLSNIKNDEEIYSIDNYVHKENNVCKNEPLEENIKKVDEKTFRID, encoded by the coding sequence ATGAAATTTAGAAATGTAGTATTAGTTGTAGATAATGTAGAGCAATCAAGTAAATTTTATAAAGAAGTATTTAATTTACATACTGTAGCAGATTTTGATACGAAAATTATACTTAGTGATGGCATTGTTTTGCAAGACAAAAGGTCATTTGAAAATGAGATAGGTGGAGGTATTAACAATGGACAGTTTAATTTTTGCTTGTACTTTGAAGAAAATAATATGATTGATTTTTTAGATAAATTATCTGAATATGCTGAAAGCCCAATTGTAAAAGAAAATATACAGGAAGATTATACTTCAAGAAAAATTTTTAGAATATTGGATCCAGATGGACATATGATTGAAGTAGGGGAAAGTTTTGATTATACTGTGAGGAGACTAAAAGAAGAAGGTTTTTCATTAGACGAAATAGCTACTAAAACTAAGATGTCAAAAGATATGTTAATTGATGTATATGGCTTAGAAGAGAAGGTCGAAGTTACTGATAGAATACAAAATGGAGTTAGTAAAAGAGAAAAAAATAATATATTAGAGATTGAAGATAATGTACAAATTGACTTAAGCAACATCAAAAATGATGAAGAAATATATTCTATTGATAATTATGTGCATAAAGAAAATAATGTATGCAAAAATGAACCTCTAGAAGAAAATATAAAAAAAGTAGATGAGAAGACTTTTAGAATAGATTAA
- a CDS encoding exodeoxyribonuclease III → MKLISWNIDSLNAALTSDSARALLSREVLKNLALMDADVIGLQETKLSAKGPTKKHIEILGEIFPGYNFVWRSSQEPARKSYAGTMFLYKKKFNPEVSFPTIGAPSTMDDEGRIITLEFDDCFVTQVYTPNAGDGLRRLEERQVWDQKYADYLCQLSEKKPVLACGDYNVAHREIDLANPASNHFSAGFTDEEREGFTNFLGRGFIDSFRHLHGDKEGVYSWWAQRVKTSKINNSGWRIDYWVVSSDVADKVRVSDMIDSGTRQDHTPILLEIDL, encoded by the coding sequence ATGAAACTTATTTCGTGGAATATAGATTCTTTAAATGCAGCGCTTACTAGTGATTCAGCACGTGCTTTATTATCAAGAGAGGTTTTAAAAAATCTTGCATTAATGGATGCAGATGTAATAGGACTTCAAGAAACAAAATTATCAGCAAAAGGTCCTACTAAAAAACATATAGAGATTTTAGGTGAAATTTTTCCTGGTTACAATTTTGTGTGGAGAAGTTCTCAAGAACCAGCAAGAAAAAGCTATGCCGGAACAATGTTTTTATACAAAAAAAAATTCAACCCCGAAGTTAGCTTTCCTACAATAGGAGCTCCATCCACAATGGATGACGAAGGAAGAATAATTACTTTAGAATTTGATGATTGTTTTGTAACACAAGTTTATACACCAAATGCAGGAGATGGACTAAGAAGACTAGAAGAAAGACAAGTATGGGATCAAAAATATGCAGATTATTTATGCCAATTGTCTGAAAAAAAACCAGTACTTGCATGTGGGGATTACAATGTTGCCCATAGAGAAATAGACCTCGCAAATCCAGCTAGTAACCACTTTTCTGCAGGATTTACGGATGAAGAGCGTGAGGGATTTACAAATTTCTTGGGAAGAGGATTTATTGATTCTTTCCGTCATTTGCATGGAGATAAAGAAGGGGTTTATTCTTGGTGGGCACAAAGAGTAAAAACAAGTAAGATAAATAATTCAGGATGGAGGATTGACTACTGGGTTGTAAGTAGCGATGTTGCTGATAAAGTTAGGGTATCTGATATGATTGATTCTGGTACAAGACAAGATCATACACCAATATTATTAGAAATAGATTTATAA